Proteins found in one Candidatus Omnitrophota bacterium genomic segment:
- a CDS encoding glycosyltransferase family 2 protein, translating into MNKDKFDIPVLLLIFNRPDTTFKVFEQIKKCKPSKLFISADGPREGVAKDKEKCDQARKIIEQIDWDCETKTFFRERNSGCRTALSSAVNWFFENVEEGIILEDDCLPDFTFFRFCKELLEYYRNDKRITMISGSNFQFGRKFTEYSYYFSRYTIIWGWASWRRAWKYYDVDMKLWPEVSEKRLLLNILEDRKEVSYWSNIFEKVYQRKIDTWDYQWLFACWLQNGIAIVPDVNLVSNIGFGSSGTHTMAKSIVANLEKKHVEFPLLHPPYIFRDMIADRLIEKYQYSSPRLYKKIINIIYGR; encoded by the coding sequence GTGAATAAGGATAAATTTGATATTCCCGTGTTGCTATTAATTTTTAATAGGCCTGATACGACATTTAAGGTTTTTGAACAGATCAAAAAATGTAAGCCTTCTAAGCTTTTCATTTCCGCAGATGGGCCTAGAGAAGGAGTAGCAAAAGATAAAGAGAAGTGTGACCAAGCTCGAAAAATTATTGAACAAATTGACTGGGATTGCGAGACGAAGACCTTTTTCAGGGAAAGGAATTCAGGTTGCAGGACTGCTCTTAGTAGTGCCGTTAACTGGTTCTTTGAAAATGTTGAAGAAGGAATTATTCTTGAGGATGATTGCTTGCCGGACTTTACTTTTTTTAGATTTTGCAAAGAACTTTTAGAGTATTACAGAAATGATAAACGGATTACGATGATAAGCGGAAGTAATTTCCAATTTGGCAGGAAGTTTACGGAATACAGCTATTATTTTTCAAGATATACCATTATATGGGGTTGGGCATCCTGGAGAAGGGCATGGAAATATTATGATGTGGATATGAAATTATGGCCTGAAGTCAGCGAGAAACGATTACTTCTTAATATCCTTGAAGATAGAAAAGAGGTTTCCTACTGGAGTAATATTTTTGAAAAAGTATATCAGAGGAAGATCGATACATGGGATTACCAATGGTTGTTTGCCTGCTGGTTGCAGAACGGTATCGCTATTGTTCCGGATGTGAATTTAGTGTCAAACATTGGTTTTGGGAGTAGCGGTACGCATACTATGGCCAAGAGTATAGTGGCTAACCTGGAAAAAAAACATGTTGAATTTCCTTTGTTGCATCCACCTTATATATTTCGAGATATGATAGCGGACAGATTGATTGAAAAATATCAGTATAGTTCTCCGAGACTCTATAAAAAAATAATCAATATAATTTATGGCCGTTAA